One Burkholderia gladioli genomic window, GGCGATCATCATCGTCAGGCTCGACACCACGCCTTCCTCGCCGCCGATCTCGCGCGCCTTGGCGGTGCCGACCGCATGCGCGGCCGCGCCGAACAGCGCGCCGCGCGCCAGCCGCGAGCGCAGCGGCAGCACCGCCAGCATCAGCTCGCCGAGCAGCATGCCGCACAGGCCGGTGGCGATCACGAACAGCGCGGTGAGGTCGCGCGGCGCATGCAGGCGGTCCGAGACGGCCAGCGCGAAGGGCGTCGAGATCGAGCGCACCGCGAGGCTGCGCTGCAGCTCGGGCGACAGGTGCAGCAGCCTGGCCAGCAGCAGCGAGCCGCCCACGGCGGCCACGATGCCGACCGTCACGCCCACCGACAGCGACAGCCAGTGGCGGCGGATCAGGTGCCGGTATTCGTGGATCGGCACCGCGAAGGCGATGGTGGCCGGGCCCAGCAGCCACATCAGCCAGCGCGTGTCGTGGAAGTAGACGGCATAGGGGATGCCGCTCAGCGCGATGGCCGCCACCAGCAGCGCCGGCACCATCACCAGCGGCGAGAACAGCAAGCTGGGGCGCTTCGCGTAGAGGCGTTTCGCCGCCAGGTAAAGGGCGATGGTGGCGGCCAGGCAGAGCGCGGACAGCGCGCCGCTGGCCGCGGGCGAAAGCTGGGCGAGGTCGAGGTTCATGGCGCTGTCCTCAGGCCTGGCCGCGGATCGGGATGATCGGCTTGCGCTCTCGCGAGCCGGCTCGCATGGCACGCGAAAGCGCCAGGCGCCGCTCGAAGCGGGCCGCCCGCTCGACCGCCAGCGCCACCGCGCCCATCACCAGCATCGTGCCGAGCACCACCACCAGGGCCAGCCGCCAGCCCTCGGCGCGAAACAGTCCGCCGTACTGGACCGCGGCGACGGTGGCCGGGATGAAGAACAGCAGCATGTCGGTGAGCAGCCAGTTCGCGCCGTC contains:
- a CDS encoding CidA/LrgA family protein; the protein is MSELPLAPPSTPSPDTAQPVAAGLPPALARAARVVLQATALAALWTIADQLVRICRLPVPAGIVGLAVLLVLLMTGRVRPAAVRDGANWLLTDMLLFFIPATVAAVQYGGLFRAEGWRLALVVVLGTMLVMGAVALAVERAARFERRLALSRAMRAGSRERKPIIPIRGQA
- a CDS encoding LrgB family protein yields the protein MNLDLAQLSPAASGALSALCLAATIALYLAAKRLYAKRPSLLFSPLVMVPALLVAAIALSGIPYAVYFHDTRWLMWLLGPATIAFAVPIHEYRHLIRRHWLSLSVGVTVGIVAAVGGSLLLARLLHLSPELQRSLAVRSISTPFALAVSDRLHAPRDLTALFVIATGLCGMLLGELMLAVLPLRSRLARGALFGAAAHAVGTAKAREIGGEEGVVSSLTMMIAGVAMVLLAPLLAHLPV